The Pandoraea vervacti DNA window TCAACCGGATATCGACGCTCAGCGCCGCGATTCGTGCTGCCAGCACGCGATGCATCTGCGCACGGCGAATGCCGACAATGGGGGCAATGCCGGGATATTGCGACGGATAGAAGGTCTCGACGATGGGCTCGCCATCCTGATCGAGATAAGTATTGCGACCGTCGGCAATGGCGAAGCCGCCGGACAAAATCTCGGGCAGCACGCCGAGATCGGACAGCGCCGCGAGGCCATTGCTGTAGATGAAGATGCCCGAGCTCTGGAATTTCCACTCGGGTTGCGCCTCCACCAATGTGACCCGCGCGCCCGTCTGCGCCAGCGCAATGGCCGCCGCACATCCCGCAATCCCGCCGCCGACGATCAGCACGCGCCTTCCCTGATTTCCCTGCTTCATGCTCCCTCCCTTTGCCTGTCGCCTGAGGCCCGATACCCACGGCTTATCGCCATACCGGCGTCGTATGGACGGGATTATTGGCTTCGGGGGCGGTGCGCTCAACCTCCGGGACGCCGGATTCGGGCACCGATCGTCCGGATCGTCCGGATCGTCCGGATCGTCAGGGGCGTCCGGCGCACGCGGAGGAACACAGCGGGTAGCCTGGCATCAACCGCCGTTGCCGTCGCGCTGATACTGCGTCGGCGACACACCGATCCAACGCGCAAACGCGCGGGCGAAGGCTTTTTCCGAGGCGTAGCCGACGGCTTCGGCCACATCGCCAATGCGCACTCGCGGCTGACGCAGACGCTCTGCCGCGACATTCATCCGGTAGGCGCTCAGATACTGCATCGGCGGCACGCCGATCAATGCGCGAAAGCGCTCGGCAAACACGGTGCGGGAGAGATAAGCGACGGCGGCCAGCTCGGGAAGGGTCCAGTCGCGTTGAGGCGCCTCGTGCATGGCGGCGATGGCCCGGGCGATGCCAGGATCGTCGAGCGCTCCGAGCGTGCCGGGCGTCCCGTTCGGCCCTGTCGTGTGCGCGCCCGTGCGCAGGTGCTCGCCCAGAATGCGCACCAGCAGAAGATCGCCCATACGTGCGGCCGACAGTTGCCAGCCGGGGCGCTGGGCCAGCGAGTCCTGCACGAGCAGTTCCATCGTGACGGCGAGCGTGTGCGCCAACGCATGCTCGTCGCCACGCAGCACGATCAGCGACGGCAAATCCGCCTGGACGCTGGCAACATCGAGCGCGGGCATCCATAGATGAAGCGAATAGAGCTGGGTCGCAACGGCATCGGCAGCCCCGCTCCCGTACGTCAGTGCAATGGGGTGATCGCCATGGCGTCCGACCATGTGGGTCTTGAGCACGTCGGCAAAGGGCACGACATCGTGTGCCTTCGGCGAAGGCATCGACGACACGGTATGGGGCGTTCCCCGCGGCAACATGACGATGTCGCGCGGTCCGATCTGCATCGCTTGCCCTCCGTCGACGCGAATCCAATACCCCTGCCCCGTGCACATCCGGATCAATGCGCCTTCGGTGCCCGACGAGTGCAACGCCCATGGGGCAAGCAACCGGAAGCTCGCCGTCACGGCACGCTCGGCTTTGCATGCGCCGAGGATCTGACTGAGAACGTCGCGAGGACCGGAATGCATGGATGGGAAAATGGGCGGCGGGGCTGCGAGATTCTAGCGCCGACGCAGCAAATAGGTATCCATGATCCAGCCGTGCGTGCGGCGCGCTTCATCGCGCACCCGTTCGATTTCGTCCATCACTTCGCGCAGCGGCCCGGCGATGAGAATCTCGTCCGGGGTGCCAACATAGGCGCCCCAGAAGATGTCCAGGTCTTCGTGCGCGAGGTGCTTGTACGCGTGCTTCGCGTCCAGCATCACCACGACGGTGTCGACTCCCTGCGGGAAGCCGTCGACGATGCCACGACCGTTGGTGATCTCGATGGACTTGCCGATCTGATTGAGCGGAATGCGATGCTGCGCCGCGAGCGCCTGCACGCTGCTGATCCCCGGAATGACGTCGAACTCGAACGTGTGGCCGCCCTGCGCACGAATCGCCTCCAGAATCCGGATCGTGCTGTCGTACAACGACGGATCGCCCCACACCAGAAACGCCCCGACTTCGCCGTCGCGCATCGATTCCGAAATCAGGCGCGCGAAGATCTGCTGCTTGTCGCGGTTCAACTCGTCGACGGCCACCCGGTAGTCGTCGTCCGATGCATCGCGTCGGCGCTCCGGACTCGCCGCCTCCACGATGCGATAGTCACGACCTTTCACGAACCGCTCGATGATGTGCTTGCGCAGCGCGACGAGCTTCTCCTTGGCCGCGCCCTTGTCCATCACGAAGAACACATCGGCGCGGTTCAGCGCATCGATCGCCTGAACGGTCAAATAATCGGGGTTGCCTGCCCCGATGCCAATGATCAGAATCTTCTTCATCGCCCGATCTCCAGATGCCGCGCCGTCGCGTACAACGACGAGTCGGCGAAACCATCCGCTGCCAGCACGTGCCCCACCAGAATCAGCGCCGTGCGCTCGATACCGGTCTGCCCGACCTTCGCTTCGATGTCCGCCAGCGTGCCGGTCACGCGTGTCTCGTCCGGCCAGCTGGCGCGGTACACGACCGCGATCGGGCAATCGTCGCCGTAATGCGGCCGGAGCTCGGCAACGATGCGCGCGAGGTGCCGCACGCCCAGATGAATCGCCATGGTCGCGCCGTGTCGCGCCAGTTCGCCCAGCGCTTCGCCTTCCGGCATCGATGTCCGGGTCGCGTATCGCGTGAGAATCAGCGTCTGCGAAATGCCCGGCAGGGTCAGTTCGCAACCGAGCGTCGCGGCGCAGGCCGCCGTGGCGGTGACTCCCGGCACGATCTCGTAGGGAATGTCCAGCGCCCGCAGGCGCCGGATCTGCTCGCCGATGGCGCCGTACAGCGACGGATCGCCGGAATGCACGCGGGCAACGTCCTGCCCCTTCGCATGCGCCTGGGCCAGCAACGCGACGATGGTGTCGAGATCGAGGTCCGCCGTGTTGACGACCTGCCCGGCGGTATGGCCCGCGAGCACCGCCTGAGGCACCAGCGAGCCTGCGTAAAGAATCACCGGACAGCTTCGGACCAGACGCTGTCCCTTCACCGTAATCAGTTCGGGGTCGCCGGGCCCGGCGCCAATGAAATAAACCGTCATGCTTCGTTCCTTCGTGAGGCGGTCTGAATGTGATGCGCGCTCGCGGTGTCGCGCAAGGCGTCGAGCGCCGCCAGCAAGGTTGCGCCACACGCGAACGTGCGGTCCGTCTCGATCGCCGCCGGACGCGCAAGCATCACGACCGGCAGACCGTGCTCACGGGCGACATCGAGTTTGGCTTCTGTTGCCGCGCCGCCACTGTGCTTGCTCACGACGACGTCGATGTCGTGCCGGACAAATAACGCGCGCTCGCTCTCATGGGTAAAAGGACCGCGCGCGCCGATCACCGTCGCCTGCGCGTTGCCCGGATGATCGTCAAGGCAGCGCACCACCCAGCGCTGATGCGAGGGAATCGCGTCGAGATGGCTTAGCGGCGCTCGTCCCAGGGTGAACAGCGGACGAGAAAATCCTGCCAGCGCCTCGCACAGTGCAGGCCAGTCCGGCACGAACCGCCAGTCGTCGCCCTCTCGGGGCTGCCACGGCTCGCGCCACAGCGACCACACCGTCACGCCGACCTGTCGCCCGGCGGCAGCGGCGTTCGCACTCATCCGCGCGGCGTAGGGGTGCGTGGCATCGATGAGCAAGTCGATGCTTTCCGATTCGAGATAGCGCGCGAGCCCCTCGGCGCCGCCGAAGCCGCCAACGCGCACGCGGCACGGCAGATCGTCGGGCACCCGGCCGAGGCCCGCCAAACTGTAGACGTCGTACTGACCGAGACGGCGAGCGATCTTCAGGGCGTCTCCCGTCCCGCCAAGGAGCAGAACGCGCATCACGACGTGGCTCCGCTGTCGGAGACTCGCGCTCGGGTCACTTCCCACAGCGTGATCGGCAATGCCGCACGCCACGTGTCGAAACCGCCGAGCGGCTGAACTTCGCTGATGGCCAGACGCGTGAGCGTGCCGCCGTGGCGCTCGCGCCACGCAACCAGCACCGCTTCGCTTTGCAACGTCACGGCGTTCGCGACGAGCCGCCCGCCGGGACGCAGGCTCGACCAGCAGGCATCGAGCACGCCGGGCACCGTGACGCCGCCGCCAATGAAGATGGCATCCGGCGCAGCCAGCCCTTGCAGGGCGTCGGGTGCGCGCCCCGCGACCAGTTCCAGCCCGGGCACGCCCAGCGCGTCGCGATTGTGGCCAATGAATGCCTGACGTGCGGGCGACGATTCGATGGCGATCGCCCGGCACGTCGGGTGCGAGCGCATCCATTCGATACCGATGGAACCGCACCCGGCGCCCACATCCCACAACAGCGCGCCCGGATGCGGCGCCAACCGCGACAGGGTGATCGCGCGCACATCGCGCTTGGTGAGTTGGCCGTCGTTGAGAAAAGCGTCGTCGGGCAACCCGGCGCTTAGCGGAAGCGCCCGCGCGTCGGCATCGACCCGGCACGTCAGGGCAATGAGGTTGAGGGCTTCGACCTGCTGCGCGCCCCACTGCTGCGCCGTGGCATCGATGCGACGCTCGCGAGTGCCGCCCAGCGACTCGAATACGCTCATGAGAGTTTGGCCGAAACCATTGGCGCACAGCGTGGCGGCAACCTCCGCCGGCGACGCGCCATCGCGGCTCAGCACCAGCAGTCTCGCGCCGTCGTGCAGATGCGCGTTCAACGTGGCCAGCGACCTGCCCACCAGCGAGACCGGCTGCACGTCCTGCAACGCCCACCCCAGTCGTGCAGCGGCGAGCGAGAGCGACGACGGCGCGCCGATCACATGCATCTCGCTGGCAGGAATGTGCCGGGCGAGCGTCGCGCCCACGCCGAACAGCATCGGATCGCCGCTGGCAAGCACACACACGGGCTTGCCACGCCAGCTCGCCACATGCCCGACATCGAACGGTTTGGGCCAGGGTTCGCGCCGTGCGCGAAGGCGCGCCGGCAGCATCGACAGATGGCGTGGCGCGCCGGTGACGATCTGCGCGTCGAGCAAGGCCCGGCGAGCCTTTCGGCCCAGGCCGGCAAACCCGTCCTCGCCTATGCCGATCACCGTCAGCCAGGGCGTCATCGCATCGCCGCTCGTCATTCTCGATCCTCTGTTCGCGACCCGCAAATTCGGGGCCGAAAAGCGCAAAGCAGGCATAATACCGCTTTGCTGAAGCCCCTCGGGGCGATTGTCGCCACGTCGGTCACTTGTGCGGTCCGAGCGTCGCCTCAACTCGACGGCCAGAACCGTCGACATGCCACCGAACGCGGCCGCTCCCGTCATTCATCGAACCTTGGATCACGCCTTTTTTCCTTCACCACGGCCCTCTGCCTGCCCTGCGCTCGGACGCATCGTGGACAGCCGCGACGGCGGGCTGTGCCGGGTGAAGCTGCCCGGCGGAAAACTGAGCGCGACGCAGGCCGTTGCCATCGCCGACGCTGCCGAGGCCTTCGCCAGCGGCACGATCGAGTTGACGAACCGGGCCAATCTTCAATTGCGCGGCGTGCAACCACGCGCGCAGACGGACCTGAGTCTGACGCAGCGTCTGCTCGAAGACGGACTGGGACCGCGCATGCTGCATGCGATGCCGGGCGAGAACGACCTCGGGCGCATTGCCGTTGCCGACGATGTGCGCAACCTCATGCTCAGTGCCACCGCCGGGGTCGATGCCGGAGCGCTTTACGACACGCGCACACTGGCGGACGCCATCCTCGCGCGCCTGGAAAACGAACCCTGCTTCGCAGCGCTCTCCCCCAAATTCTCGATTCTGCTCGACGGCGGCGAACACCTCGCCGCCCTCGATCATCCGCACGACGTCTGGCTGTCGTCGATGTGCGCGGCAGGCGCGGCGCAGCCGAAGTTCGTGTTCGGCTTCGCCGGACATCCGACCACGACCGCCGGCGGCGCACTCGCCGCAGTTCGGGCGGAGGACATTCCCGCGTTCGTGCATTCGGTGCTGTGCACGTTCGTCGATCTCGCAACGGCTGACGACAAGCGCATGCGCGATCTGTTGCGCGTGCACTGCGCGAGCGGCGTGGCCGAGCGTGCCGCAGCGATGGCGGGCGTGACGTTATACCGCGACGCCGCTGTGAGCGCGTGGCGACGCACGCCGGCCGACGCGCTGCGTCGATTCGGCGCCTGGGCCCAGCGCGACGGTAGCGACGGTAGCGACGGTAGCGACGATGGCAGCGGTGGCCGCGGTGGCCGCGGTGGCTTGTGGCACGTCGGCGCACAAGCCCCGCTCGGGCGCATCGACGCCACGACGTTGCGCGCCCTCGCCCGACTCGCCGACGCGCACGCATCGGGCACGTTGCGCATCACGCCATGGCAGGGCGTCATGTTCACCGACGTACCGACGCACGCCGTGCGGCCCCTCGAACAGGCGCTCGATGCGCTCGGCATGATCCGCAGCCCCGAGACGCCGTTGGGTCGCCTGATCGCTTGCGCGGGCGCCACAGGATGCGCCAAAGCGCTCTCCGACACCAAGACCGATGCCCGCGAACTTGCAGCGCGTCTGCACCAGAGCGTGGAGGCCCACTTGAGCGGCTGCGCGCGCTCCTGTGCCGCCGCCCACTGCGCGCCGTGGACGCTGCTCGCCGTCGGTCCGGGTCGATACGACCTGTACCGGCAGACCGCGCCGGACACGGCGCAGCCCACGCCCGGCCATCGTCAGCCTCGCCTGCCTCCCAAGCACGATACCGAGTGCCCGGGGGACGGCGTTGGCAAACGCTTCGGCGGCTTCGGCGAGCGCATCGCCACCGATATGCCCCTCGAAGCGATTGCGCTTCGACTGAACTCGCAAGACCGGATTGCCCAGCCATGATTGATTACGTCCGCGACGCACAGGCCATCTACCGCGAATCGTTCGCCACGATCCGCGCCGAAGCCGACCTCTCGCGCATCCCCCCCGACCTGGAAAAGCTCGCCGTTCGCGTGATCCACGCATGCGGCATGGTCGATATCGTCGACGACCTGCACTTCTCCGACGGCGCAGGCGCCGCCGGGCGTCGTGCCCTCGCGGCCGGCGCGCCGATTCTGTGCGACGCCAACATGGTCGCCCACGGCGTGACGCGTGCGCGCCTTCCCGCTGCGAATCCGGTCGTGTGCACGCTCACCGACCCCGCCGTGCCCGAGTTGGCCCGCTCGATGGGCAATACGCGCTCGGCGGCAGCGCTCGAATTGTGGCGTCCGATGCTTGCGGGCAGCGTCGTCGCCATCGGCAATGCGCCGACCGCGCTGTTCCATCTGCTCGACATGCTCGATCGGGGCGCCCCGCCCCCCGCGCTGATCCTCGGCTTTCCCGTCGGCTTCGTGGGCGCGGCCGAATCGAAAGCGATGCTCGCCGCCGACAGTCGCGGCGTGCCTTATGTGATCGTCTCGGGCCGCCGTGGCGGCAGCGCCATGGCCGCCGCCGCCATCAACGCTCTGGCTTCGGAGACCGAATAATGTCAACCACCGGCAAACTCTTCGGTATCGGCGTCGGCCCGGGCGACCCCGAGTTGCTCACGCTCAAGGCGCTGCGCCTGCTGCAAGCGGCTCCCGTTGTCGCGTACTTCGTGGCAAAGGGAAAACGGGGTAATGCGTTCGGCATCATCGAAGACCACCTGCGCGACGCGCAGACACGTATGCCGCTCGTCTATCCGGTGACGACGGAAGCGCTTGAGCCGCCCCTGTCGTACGAGACGATCATCGCTGACTTCTACGACACGGCTGCGGCCCTGATCGGCGAGCATCTGGCCGCCGGACGCGACGTGGCCGTCGTCTGCGAGGGCGACCCGTTCTTCTACGGTTCGTATATGTACCTGCACGACCGTCTGGCCGAGCGGTTCGTCGCCGAAGTCGTGCCGGGCGTGTGCTCGATGCTCGGCGGGGCAGCCGTGCTGGGCACGCCGCTCGTCTACCGGAATCAGAGTCTGTCGATCCTCTCCGGCGTGCTGCCCGAAGACGAATTGCGACGCAAGCTGGCCGACACGGACGCGGCCGTCATCATGAAGCTCGGCCGCAATTTCGATAAGGTGCGTCGCGTACTCGACGACCTCGGCCTTTCCGAGCGTGCGCTGTACGTCGAACGGGCAACGATGCCCAACGAACGGATCGTGCCGCTCGCGCAGGTCGATCCGAGCGCGTCGCCCTACTTCTCGCTGCTTGTCGTGCCGGGGCAGAAATGGCAGGGATGAATCCGACGTTGAACGCTCCCGCCATCGTCGTGCTCGGGCGCAGTGCGCTCGACACCGCGCGACGCCTTCAGGCGGGCCTGCCGCAGGCCTCCGTCCATGGGCTGGCCGCGCGTGTCGGCAACGACGCCGACGTGCGCTTCACCCAACTCGGCGAACATCTTCAGGCGCTCTATGCTGCGGGGACGCCGATCGTCGCCCTGTGCGCCGCAGGTATCGTCATTCGTTGCGTAGCGCCGGTGCTGAACAACAAGGGGACGGAGCCGCCGGTACTTGCCGTGGCGGAAGACGGCAGCGCGGTCGTGCCGTTGCTCGGGGGGCTGGCGGGGGTCAACGTATTGGCACGCCAAATCGCCCGGACGCTGGGCGTCGCACCTGCGATCACCACGAGCGGCGAACTGCGATTCGGCACCTGTCTTCTGAATCCCCCCGACGGCTATGTGCTCGCCGACCTGACACAGAGCAAGCATTTCGTATCGGACCTGCTGGCCGGAGAGACGGTGCGCATCGAAGGCGACGCCCCGTGGCTCGATGACTGCGATCTGCCGCAGGCGGACAATGCCACGCGCACGATTCATGTCACGCCCTTCGTCGGCGACGGTCATCGCGACGCGCTGGTCATCCATCCGCGCAGCGTGCTCGCCGCCATCACCCGGACCGGGGAGAACCAGGCGACGCAAGTGCGGGACATGCTCGCGGCGCAAGGCCTCTCGGCGCATGCGCTGGCCGTCGTGATGGCGCCGCGCGCCCTGATGGGCAATGCCGACCTGCGCACGATGGCCGATGCGCTCGGCGTGCCGTTGCGTTTTGCCGAGTTTGCATTCCCCCAGGTGAGCGATTGGCTGACGACAACGCTCGGCAGCGGCGTCGATATCCGCCAGGGGGAGCACGGCGTCACCCTCGCACGCACCGCCTCGCCCATCGATCCGACGACCATCGGTCAGCCACGCGGCACGCTGAGCGTCATCGGCCTCGGCCCGGGTGACACCGCATTACGCGTACCGGAGGCCAGCGCCGCGTTGAGCGCAGCCACCGATATTCTCGGCTATGCCACTTACGTTGCGATGGCAGGCCCGTTCCGCGACGACCAGACGTTGCACGAGACCGATAACCGCGAGGAACTCGCGCGCGCACGCCACGCGTTCGCGCTGGCGAGCAAAGGCAAGCAGGTCGTGGTCGTCTCGTCGGGGGATCCGGGGGTGTTCGCCATGGCGAGCGCCGTGTTCGAAGCGCTCGACGGCAGCGACGACCCCGCGTGGAAAACAGTCGACCTGCGTATCGTGCCGGGCATCTCGGCGGCGATGGCGACGGCAGCACAGGCGGGCGCGCCACTGGGCCACGACTTCTGCGTGCTGTCGCTGTCCGACAATCTCAAGCCGTGGCGGGTCATCTGCGAGCGCCTGCGACATGCCGCGCAGGCAGACCTTGTCATGGCGTTCTACAACCCGATCTCTCGGGCGAGACCTTGGCAACTTGGCGAAGCGCTCGATATCGTCAGGCAGTGGCGTGCGCCGCAAACCCGCGTCGTGCTGGGCCGCGACATCGGACGCCCCGGCGCAACGCTGACCAACACGACCTTGGGCGAGCTACGTCCCGAGCAGGTGGACATGCGCACGATGGTCATCATCGGCTCGTCGACGACGCGCGGGATCGACGGCGGCCCCCACGGCGAGTGGATCTATACGCCGCGCTGGTACGGTGAAGCGCCCGGACGCTGAGGCGCTAACCCCCGGCACCCCGGCCGGTCCTTGGGGGACGAAGGCAGCGCAGGGAGCGCCAGGCGCTGCCCGCAGGCGCGCTGGCGCGCTGGCACGAGGGCACAAGGACACGATCGCGACGACCGATCAGACCGGCTCGGCAGGACCGAGCTTGTCGTATCCCTTGGCCCGGTAGACGAGAAACGACAGCAGCCACGACACGATGAACACGCCGATAATCACGAAGCCGAGATTGTTGAAGTTCTCGTTCAGTTCTCCGATCACGTCCCAGAACCCGCCCGTGAGGTCGAACTTGCTCTGGAACATGCCGAGCGTCTCGATACCGCCGATGAGCACCGCGACGAGCACCGATACCAGCGTGATCGTCAGGTTGTAGTAGAGCTTGCGAATCGGGCGCACGAATGCCCACTCGTACGCCCCGAGCATGAGAATGCCGTCGGTCGTGTCGACCAGCGTCATGCCCGCCGCGAACAGCGCCGGGAACACCAGCACCGTGGCGATCGACACGCCGTGCGCCGCCTGACTCGCCGAGAGCGCCAGCAGACTCACTTCGGTTGCCGTATCGAAGCCAAGGCCGAACAGAAACCCCAGCGGCAGCATCCATACCGGATGCGAAACCAGCCGGAACATCGGGCGGAACAGGCGCGAGACGAAACCGCGATTGTTGAGCAGAATGTCGAGGTCGTCGTTGTTGTACGGCAGGCCGTTGCGCACCTTGTCGAACGCCCGCCACACGCCGCGCAGGATGACGATGTTCATCGCGGCAATCAGGAACAGGAACGTGGCCGAGATGCTCGTGGAGATGACGCCGCCCACCCCTCGCCATTGCTCGACGCGATGTTGCAGCGCCACGGCGGCAATCGCCACCCCCGCCGCAACGAGCAGGACCACGGCGGAGTGACCGAGCGCGAAGAAGAAGCCGACCGAGACGGGACGCTGCCCGTCCTGCATCAACTTGCGCGTGACGTTGTCGATGGCGGCGATGTGATCGGCATCCACCGCGTGCCGCAGGCCGAAGCCCCACGCCAGCACGCCGGTGCTCAGCAGCAGCGGATCGCCGCGAAAGGCGATGAACGCCCAGATCCACGCACCGAGATTGAACGCGACCAGCAAGGCGTACATACCGCCCACCCGATTGCGCAAGCGTGCGGAGGACGGTCCAGCCTGAAGCGAAAGCGACATACGGTCGATCCTCGAGAGAAATCGTTCATTGCGTCGGGCACCCGCAGCTAGCTGCATATACCCCACATGTACCTCATTGCGCCCGCTGCGCGATGTCGTCCAGAGGCACGCACTCGCCCCCCCACGCACGCGCGAGACGTTCGCTTCCGCCCAACGCGATACGGCCCGCTCGGCGCGGCTCACAGTCGATCACGACCACCCGGTCCGCCGCGTCGGGCTTCGGCGGAAGCTCGCGCACGCGCCCGTCGGTGAGTACCCAGAGCACGCGAATTTGCGACGCCTGCCGACGCTTCGCCCGGTCCAGCACGTGCGCTGCGGCCGCCACACCGGCAGGCAACGGCGTGCCGCCGCCGCCGCCGATCGGTTCGATCCAGCGTTCGTTCCACCAGCGCGGCACCGCAGGCCCAAACAGCACCTGTGTGCGATCTCCGCCAAAGCGAATCAGTGCGGCCTCGGCGCGCTCGCGCGCGAGCCGGTCGAAGCTATCGAGCAGCCAGCCCTTCGCTTGCGCGAGACAGCCCAGCATCGAGGCCGAGCCGTCGAGCAGGAAGCAATGCAGTTCGCCACCGGGCGCCTTGTCTTCGGCGTAACGCAAATGCGTCCTGCCGAGAGGCAAGGGACCTTTGCACATCAACGTCGCCTCCCACGCGATGACATGCCCCGGCTCGCGCGTCTCGCCACGCCGTTTGGATCGTCTTCGCTGCCCTGCGTCGCCAAGCGCGCGGAACCATCGGGAGCCGCCGAACACGTCGACGGAGGCGTCCTCCCGATGGCTCAGCGTTTTTTTGACGACAGCGGGACGACGCCCTTCACGCGAGTCGTGCCGGTTGCCTCCGGCGGCAGGTAGCCCCAATCGGCTGCCTCGTTGCCGGAAGGCGTCGTGGTGTCCGTTTCGTCACCGGACGAAGACGCACGCCCTGTCCGCCCTTCGTGACCGGTATCGTGCCGCGATGTTGCGGTGGATGCTGTAGTCGATGCTGTAGTCGGTGCGGTAGTCGATGCTGCGCTCGATCCCTCGGACGATGCAGCCTGCGGTGCGGCGCGCCGCCGATGTCGCAACACCAGATCGGCCACGTGCCTGACGTGAGCGCGGGTCACCGCTGGCGATGATTCGAGCGCCGCCAGCGCGCGCGCTGCGCGCAGCATGATCAGGTCGGCGCGCATGCCGTCCACCTGCGCCTCGATGCACAGCGTGCTGACCTCATCGTGCACGTCGTCGTCGATCTCGATGGCGTCCAGCGCCGCACGCGCGTCGAGAACGCGCTGACGCTGCGCCGCCTGCGCCGTCTCATGACGCGCGTGAAAGGCCACCGGATCGAGATCGAAGGCGAGCCGCGTCCTGACGATCTGCTGGCGCACCTGCGCATCGAAACAATTCTCCAGCGCCACCATGAGACCAAAGCGATCCAGTAACTGCGGGCGTAGTTCGCCCTCCTCCGGATTCATCGTGCCGACGAGCATGAAGCGCGCCGCGTGCCGGTGCGATACGCCATCGCGCTCCACCACATTGACGCCGCTGGCGGCGACATCGAGCACCACGTCGACGAGCGAATCGGCCAGCAGATTGACCTCATCGACATACAACACGCCCTGGTGCGCTCGCGCCAGTAACCCGGGCGAGAATTTCACGCCGCCGCCGCGCAGGGCTTCGTCGATATCGAGCGCACCGATCAGACGCGCCTCGCTCGCACCCAATGGCAGGGTCACGAACGGGCAATCGGGCAACAGATCGGCAAGCGAGCGCGCCGCGGTGGACTTCGCGGTCCCGCGCGGGCCGCTCACGAGTACCCCACCGATCGACGGATCGACCGCAACGAGCAACAGCGCGTCGCGTAACGATGTCTGAGCGACGAGCGCCGTCAGCGGAAACGGCGGGGGCAGCGCAGTGGCGTCCATGTCGGTGGTCGGGATCAAGACGCTCTCCGTTCGATTTCCTGCCCGGCGGCCAGGAGATGATGTTCGATCTGCTCGCGGTACGCCCCGGGCGAGCGCCACAGCCCGCGACCGATCGCTTCGAGCAGCCGCTCGCA harbors:
- a CDS encoding HoxN/HupN/NixA family nickel/cobalt transporter, giving the protein MSLSLQAGPSSARLRNRVGGMYALLVAFNLGAWIWAFIAFRGDPLLLSTGVLAWGFGLRHAVDADHIAAIDNVTRKLMQDGQRPVSVGFFFALGHSAVVLLVAAGVAIAAVALQHRVEQWRGVGGVISTSISATFLFLIAAMNIVILRGVWRAFDKVRNGLPYNNDDLDILLNNRGFVSRLFRPMFRLVSHPVWMLPLGFLFGLGFDTATEVSLLALSASQAAHGVSIATVLVFPALFAAGMTLVDTTDGILMLGAYEWAFVRPIRKLYYNLTITLVSVLVAVLIGGIETLGMFQSKFDLTGGFWDVIGELNENFNNLGFVIIGVFIVSWLLSFLVYRAKGYDKLGPAEPV
- a CDS encoding ATP-binding protein codes for the protein MDATALPPPFPLTALVAQTSLRDALLLVAVDPSIGGVLVSGPRGTAKSTAARSLADLLPDCPFVTLPLGASEARLIGALDIDEALRGGGVKFSPGLLARAHQGVLYVDEVNLLADSLVDVVLDVAASGVNVVERDGVSHRHAARFMLVGTMNPEEGELRPQLLDRFGLMVALENCFDAQVRQQIVRTRLAFDLDPVAFHARHETAQAAQRQRVLDARAALDAIEIDDDVHDEVSTLCIEAQVDGMRADLIMLRAARALAALESSPAVTRAHVRHVADLVLRHRRRAAPQAASSEGSSAASTTAPTTASTTASTATSRHDTGHEGRTGRASSSGDETDTTTPSGNEAADWGYLPPEATGTTRVKGVVPLSSKKR
- a CDS encoding vWA domain-containing protein, whose protein sequence is MCKGPLPLGRTHLRYAEDKAPGGELHCFLLDGSASMLGCLAQAKGWLLDSFDRLARERAEAALIRFGGDRTQVLFGPAVPRWWNERWIEPIGGGGGTPLPAGVAAAAHVLDRAKRRQASQIRVLWVLTDGRVRELPPKPDAADRVVVIDCEPRRAGRIALGGSERLARAWGGECVPLDDIAQRAQ
- the cobJ gene encoding precorrin-3B C(17)-methyltransferase; protein product: MAGMNPTLNAPAIVVLGRSALDTARRLQAGLPQASVHGLAARVGNDADVRFTQLGEHLQALYAAGTPIVALCAAGIVIRCVAPVLNNKGTEPPVLAVAEDGSAVVPLLGGLAGVNVLARQIARTLGVAPAITTSGELRFGTCLLNPPDGYVLADLTQSKHFVSDLLAGETVRIEGDAPWLDDCDLPQADNATRTIHVTPFVGDGHRDALVIHPRSVLAAITRTGENQATQVRDMLAAQGLSAHALAVVMAPRALMGNADLRTMADALGVPLRFAEFAFPQVSDWLTTTLGSGVDIRQGEHGVTLARTASPIDPTTIGQPRGTLSVIGLGPGDTALRVPEASAALSAATDILGYATYVAMAGPFRDDQTLHETDNREELARARHAFALASKGKQVVVVSSGDPGVFAMASAVFEALDGSDDPAWKTVDLRIVPGISAAMATAAQAGAPLGHDFCVLSLSDNLKPWRVICERLRHAAQADLVMAFYNPISRARPWQLGEALDIVRQWRAPQTRVVLGRDIGRPGATLTNTTLGELRPEQVDMRTMVIIGSSTTRGIDGGPHGEWIYTPRWYGEAPGR